In a single window of the Streptomyces sp. CGMCC 4.7035 genome:
- a CDS encoding ROK family transcriptional regulator, which translates to MGRLTGGDPSLLRRINSAVVLHALRATDCATLTEVSRVTGLSRPTVEGVVDGLIEAGLVIEQAAEEGAARRQGRPARRFRFRAEAGHLLGLEVSAHRVTALLADLDGQELGTLSREVSETAPAEERLERLRSTVGEVLRRAGVARDSLRAVGVASPGIVEADGTVRLCTALPEWTGLKLGERLSRSFRCPVLVENDANAAAVAEHWKGVATESDDVVFVLAGLSPGAGSLIGGRLHRGYGGAAGEIGALHLLGREATPETLLSTTDEPLHPLDEQQVADVFALAREGDQRARAAVDRFIQRLVHDVAALVLALDPELVVIGGWAAGLDGIREPLRHELARYCLRPPEVTLSRLGEAAVATGALRLALDHVEEQLFAVEGTVTARR; encoded by the coding sequence TTGGGGCGGCTGACCGGCGGGGATCCCTCTCTGCTTCGAAGGATCAACTCGGCGGTGGTGCTGCACGCGCTGCGCGCCACGGACTGCGCGACGCTCACCGAGGTCAGCCGGGTGACCGGGCTGTCCCGGCCGACCGTCGAGGGCGTGGTCGACGGTCTGATCGAGGCCGGGCTCGTGATCGAGCAGGCCGCCGAGGAGGGCGCCGCCCGACGGCAGGGTCGGCCCGCGCGCCGGTTCCGGTTCCGGGCCGAGGCGGGCCATCTGCTGGGCCTGGAGGTCAGCGCGCACCGGGTGACGGCGCTCCTCGCCGATCTCGACGGCCAGGAGCTGGGCACCCTCTCCCGGGAGGTCTCCGAGACGGCCCCGGCCGAAGAGCGACTGGAGCGGCTGCGGAGCACGGTCGGCGAGGTGCTGCGCCGGGCGGGCGTCGCACGTGACTCACTGCGTGCGGTCGGCGTGGCGAGCCCCGGGATCGTGGAGGCGGACGGCACCGTCCGCCTGTGCACCGCCCTGCCCGAGTGGACCGGTCTGAAACTCGGCGAACGGCTCAGCCGCTCCTTCAGGTGCCCCGTACTGGTCGAGAACGACGCGAACGCGGCGGCCGTCGCCGAGCACTGGAAGGGCGTCGCCACCGAGTCCGACGATGTCGTGTTCGTGCTGGCCGGGCTGAGCCCGGGAGCCGGCTCACTGATCGGCGGACGGCTGCACCGCGGATACGGCGGGGCGGCCGGGGAGATCGGGGCGCTGCATCTGCTGGGCCGTGAGGCGACTCCCGAGACGCTGTTGTCGACCACGGACGAACCGCTGCACCCGCTGGACGAGCAGCAGGTCGCCGATGTGTTCGCGCTCGCCCGCGAGGGCGACCAGCGGGCCCGCGCGGCGGTGGACCGCTTCATCCAGCGGCTCGTGCACGACGTGGCGGCCCTCGTCCTGGCCCTGGACCCCGAGCTGGTCGTCATCGGCGGTTGGGCGGCGGGCCTGGACGGCATACGGGAGCCGCTGCGGCATGAACTGGCGCGTTATTGTCTGCGCCCTCCGGAGGTGACCCTGTCCCGGCTGGGCGAGGCCGCGGTCGCGACCGGAGCGTTGCGGCTGGCGCTGGACCACGTGGAGGAACAGCTGTTCGCGGTGGAGGGCACGGTGACGGCGCGACGCTGA
- a CDS encoding RNA polymerase sigma-70 factor, translating into MTTDAATEVFEEHRPVLMGVAYRMLGRVADAEDVVQEAWLRWSGADRDTVREPRGYLVRITTRLAVDRLRQVQARKEAYVGPWLPEPYVTDFRDTVPDAGERAVLADSVSLAVLVVLESLSPLERAVFVLREAFGYPFAEIAATLERSEAAVRQLAGRARKHVDERRPRYEVDPAERRDLTERFLAASVEGDLDGLMRLLAPDVQLVGDSGGRAKAPLRILETADKVGRFIVGVSGQGIPDVSFRLLELNGGAALLVLSGGKPDTVLQLDVTDGRVQCVYIIRNPEKLGSLPVD; encoded by the coding sequence GTGACCACCGACGCCGCGACCGAGGTCTTCGAAGAGCATCGCCCCGTCCTGATGGGAGTCGCCTACCGCATGCTCGGGCGGGTCGCCGACGCCGAGGACGTGGTCCAGGAGGCCTGGCTGCGCTGGTCCGGCGCCGACCGCGACACGGTGCGCGAACCGCGCGGCTACCTCGTGCGCATCACCACCCGGCTGGCCGTCGACCGGCTGCGTCAGGTACAGGCGCGCAAGGAGGCGTACGTCGGGCCATGGCTGCCCGAGCCGTACGTGACCGACTTCCGCGACACCGTCCCCGACGCGGGGGAGCGGGCCGTGCTGGCCGACTCGGTCTCGCTCGCCGTCCTCGTCGTCCTGGAGTCCCTTTCGCCCCTGGAGCGGGCCGTGTTCGTGCTCAGGGAGGCCTTCGGGTATCCGTTCGCGGAGATCGCCGCCACCCTGGAGCGCAGCGAGGCCGCGGTGCGCCAGCTCGCCGGCCGGGCCCGCAAGCACGTCGACGAAAGGCGGCCGCGCTACGAGGTCGACCCGGCCGAGCGCCGTGATCTGACCGAGCGGTTCCTCGCCGCGTCGGTCGAGGGTGACCTCGACGGACTGATGCGGCTGCTGGCCCCGGACGTCCAGCTGGTCGGCGACAGCGGCGGCCGCGCCAAGGCGCCGCTGCGGATCCTGGAAACGGCGGACAAGGTCGGCCGGTTCATCGTCGGCGTGTCCGGCCAGGGCATCCCGGACGTGTCGTTCCGCCTCCTGGAACTCAACGGCGGTGCGGCCCTGCTCGTCCTGTCCGGCGGCAAGCCCGACACCGTTCTTCAGCTGGACGTCACCGACGGGCGCGTCCAGTGCGTCTACATCATCCGCAATCCGGAGAAGCTGGGGTCCCTGCCGGTCGACTAG
- a CDS encoding alpha/beta fold hydrolase, whose product MATVSFSVPSPHGPRTVSVSYARAGTGEPLLLLHGIGHHRQAWDPVVDILATERDVIAVDLPGFGASPALPAGLAYDLSTVVPALGSLCEALEIDRPHVAGNSLGGLLALELGREKLVRSVTALSPAGFWSAAERRYAFAVLLAMRHTARRMPLPVVERLSRTAAGRTVLTSTIYARPGRRSPEAVVAETLALARAEGFAETLRAGASVQFTEDVPGLPVTVAWGTRDRLLVRRQGVRAKQIMPKARLVRLPGCGHVPMNDDPALVARVILDGSR is encoded by the coding sequence ATGGCCACGGTCTCCTTCAGCGTCCCCTCTCCGCACGGCCCCAGGACCGTCTCCGTTTCCTACGCGCGCGCGGGCACCGGCGAACCGCTCCTCCTGCTGCACGGCATAGGCCATCACCGGCAGGCCTGGGACCCGGTCGTGGACATCCTGGCGACCGAGCGCGACGTGATCGCGGTCGACCTCCCCGGCTTCGGCGCGTCCCCGGCCCTGCCGGCCGGACTGGCCTACGACCTGTCGACCGTGGTGCCTGCGCTCGGTTCGCTGTGCGAAGCACTGGAGATCGACCGTCCGCATGTGGCGGGCAACTCCCTGGGCGGACTACTGGCCCTGGAGCTGGGCCGCGAGAAGCTCGTACGGTCCGTCACCGCGCTGTCGCCCGCCGGATTCTGGAGCGCGGCCGAGCGGCGGTACGCCTTCGCGGTCCTCCTCGCGATGCGGCACACAGCACGCAGGATGCCGCTGCCAGTGGTGGAGCGGCTGTCGCGCACGGCGGCCGGGCGCACGGTACTGACCAGCACCATCTACGCCCGCCCCGGCCGCCGTTCACCCGAGGCCGTCGTCGCCGAGACGCTCGCGCTGGCCCGCGCCGAGGGCTTCGCCGAGACCCTCCGGGCGGGCGCTTCCGTCCAGTTCACGGAGGATGTGCCCGGCTTGCCCGTCACTGTGGCGTGGGGCACCAGGGACCGGCTCCTGGTGCGCCGTCAGGGCGTCCGCGCCAAGCAGATCATGCCCAAGGCCCGGCTGGTCCGGCTGCCCGGCTGCGGGCACGTCCCGATGAACGACGACCCGGCTCTGGTCGCGCGGGTCATCCTGGACGGCAGCCGCTGA
- a CDS encoding GNAT family N-acetyltransferase has translation MTPDISDMTRAKHGRPVHHWRRDVVELAALFTAVAVADGVANLVGHGPDGPALLVLSAMALAATAGFHTWWARRHGHAPPTRDTGARPPVEGQQAGPSETAAAGGATALWRMRTTVKDEPGSLAALCTGVAGLRIDILSLQTHPLAQGTVDEFLLRAPAELAASEITRAVSLAGGAETWIERADAHDLVDAPTRVLGLATRTALDAAELPLALRQLLGRCTIRSLPAVSPGSGRAEEVAPVEGAMEDTVMRLRAPEGGVITVERPYLPFTPTEFARARALVELDARLGPRIPRSQDVLTLPEGNAITVRRADTSDLRAAKEMHARCSPRTLSMRYHGPIGDADRYLNHLLSPRFGRTLAVQTPSGRIVGLGHLLWDGDETEVALLVEDDWQRRGIGTELLGRLVTMAVEAGCESVYAVTQASNTGMVAAMRGLGLPLDYQIEEGTLVITARLDATPVASLMPYTHAHEQHGARGTRD, from the coding sequence ATGACTCCAGACATCTCTGACATGACGCGTGCGAAGCACGGTCGCCCGGTGCACCACTGGCGGCGTGACGTCGTCGAACTCGCCGCACTGTTCACGGCGGTCGCGGTGGCGGACGGAGTGGCCAACCTGGTCGGGCACGGACCCGACGGCCCTGCCCTGCTGGTGCTCTCGGCGATGGCCCTGGCCGCGACGGCCGGGTTCCACACCTGGTGGGCACGCCGCCACGGTCACGCACCGCCCACGCGGGATACCGGCGCCCGGCCGCCCGTCGAGGGGCAGCAGGCCGGGCCGTCCGAGACCGCGGCGGCGGGCGGGGCGACCGCGCTGTGGCGGATGCGGACAACCGTGAAGGACGAGCCGGGCTCGCTGGCCGCGCTCTGCACGGGGGTGGCCGGGCTGCGGATCGACATCCTCAGCCTCCAGACACACCCGCTGGCGCAGGGCACGGTCGACGAGTTCCTGCTGCGGGCCCCGGCGGAGCTGGCCGCGTCCGAGATCACGCGGGCCGTCTCGCTGGCAGGCGGCGCCGAGACCTGGATCGAGCGTGCGGACGCGCACGACCTGGTGGACGCCCCGACCCGGGTGCTGGGCCTGGCCACGCGCACCGCACTGGACGCGGCGGAACTCCCGCTCGCACTGCGCCAGTTGCTCGGCCGGTGCACCATCCGCTCCCTGCCCGCCGTCTCCCCCGGCTCCGGCCGGGCGGAGGAGGTCGCTCCCGTCGAGGGAGCCATGGAGGACACGGTGATGCGGCTGAGGGCGCCGGAAGGTGGAGTGATCACAGTGGAGCGGCCGTATCTGCCGTTCACGCCGACGGAGTTCGCGCGGGCACGGGCGCTGGTGGAGCTGGACGCACGGCTCGGTCCGCGCATCCCGCGCAGCCAGGACGTGCTGACACTGCCCGAGGGCAACGCGATCACCGTGCGGCGGGCCGACACCTCCGACCTCCGTGCGGCGAAGGAGATGCACGCCCGCTGCTCCCCGCGCACGCTGAGCATGCGCTACCACGGACCGATCGGTGACGCGGACCGCTACCTCAACCACCTTCTCAGCCCCCGCTTCGGCCGCACCCTGGCGGTGCAGACGCCGTCGGGCCGCATCGTCGGCCTCGGTCACCTCCTGTGGGACGGCGACGAGACGGAGGTCGCGCTGCTCGTCGAGGACGACTGGCAGCGGCGCGGCATCGGCACCGAGCTCCTCGGGCGCCTGGTGACGATGGCGGTCGAGGCGGGTTGCGAGAGCGTCTACGCCGTCACGCAGGCGTCCAACACCGGCATGGTCGCCGCCATGCGCGGCCTCGGACTGCCCCTCGACTACCAGATCGAGGAGGGCACCCTCGTCATCACGGCCCGCCTGGACGCGACCCCGGTCGCCTCACTTATGCCGTACACCCACGCACACGAGCAGCACGGCGCGAGGGGCACACGGGACTGA
- a CDS encoding GntR family transcriptional regulator, which yields MGTTQLESVPEPKYWHLKTVLTEALDSEFSVGEILPNERDLAARFGVARATLRQALEQLELEGRLQRRRGVGTTVAPPRVGVAVGSEQHAWPGAADDAWQPVDCTTAVPPAGVADHLETDPDEQVHIVRRSRVTHGQPVAAELLYVPGSSVPALSAIDAPSGAARARAVLRELQHMELEGQAQSVELGSAGAADAKELDRLPGAPVLVVTTRFYAEGRTAAVSVATYRADTCRLTFGDSGRVEIHHDPERRAS from the coding sequence GTGGGGACCACGCAGCTGGAATCGGTGCCGGAGCCTAAGTACTGGCACCTCAAGACCGTGCTCACCGAAGCACTCGACTCCGAGTTCTCCGTGGGCGAGATCCTGCCCAACGAACGGGATCTCGCGGCCCGCTTCGGTGTTGCCCGTGCCACGCTCCGTCAGGCCCTCGAACAGCTCGAACTGGAAGGCCGGCTGCAGCGCCGCCGCGGGGTCGGTACCACCGTCGCCCCGCCTCGCGTGGGCGTGGCCGTGGGGTCCGAGCAGCACGCGTGGCCGGGCGCGGCCGACGATGCCTGGCAGCCCGTGGACTGCACGACCGCGGTCCCGCCCGCCGGGGTGGCCGACCACCTGGAGACCGACCCGGACGAGCAGGTGCACATCGTGCGCCGCTCCCGCGTGACGCACGGCCAGCCCGTCGCCGCCGAGCTGCTCTACGTCCCGGGCTCTTCGGTGCCCGCCCTCTCCGCCATAGACGCTCCCTCGGGTGCGGCACGCGCGCGTGCCGTGCTGCGCGAGCTGCAGCACATGGAGCTGGAGGGCCAGGCCCAGTCCGTCGAGCTGGGCTCGGCCGGCGCCGCGGACGCCAAGGAGCTCGACCGGCTGCCCGGCGCACCCGTCCTCGTCGTCACCACACGGTTCTACGCCGAGGGGCGTACGGCGGCCGTCTCCGTCGCGACGTACCGCGCCGACACCTGCCGTCTGACGTTCGGTGACTCCGGCCGCGTCGAGATCCACCACGACCCGGAGCGCCGCGCCTCCTGA
- a CDS encoding alkaline phosphatase D family protein encodes MSHRPFPGRRSVLRGSLAASAALTLPGALGAAPAFALSGRPKAGWGVQAGDVTAHSGLVWVRSDRPARMIVETAATESFRNPRRWQGPLLGADTDFTGTTRLHGLSADEQIHYRVLLADPDDPRRTGEPVTGTFRTTPLGRRRGVRFLWSGDLAGQGWGINPDLGGYRIYEAMAKLDPDFFLCSGDNIYADGPISATQALPDGSTWRNITTEEKSKVAETLAEYRGNFRYNLLDENLKRFNAQVPSIIQWDDHEVRNNWYPGEVIASTDTRYTEKSIDVLAARARRAFSEYFPISTLQPGDRDGRVYRVMRHGPLLDVFVLDMRTYRNANSADNQTVDPQGILGAEQLEWLKRELARSRAVWKVIAADMPLGLVVPDPMESKPNFEAVAQGDPGAPLGRELQIAELLRFIKHRKITGTVWLTADVHHTSAQHYQPSRAAFTDFEPFWEFVSGPLNAGAFPANALDNTFGPERVFVKAPTASNVSPAGGYQFFGEVDIDGDSGELTVRLREQDGTVLFTQVLQPGRVGQ; translated from the coding sequence ATGTCACACCGTCCCTTCCCCGGCCGCCGCAGCGTCCTGCGCGGCTCCCTGGCCGCGTCGGCGGCTCTGACCCTGCCCGGCGCGCTCGGCGCGGCACCGGCGTTCGCCCTGTCGGGGCGCCCGAAGGCGGGATGGGGCGTCCAGGCCGGCGACGTCACCGCCCACTCCGGTCTCGTCTGGGTGCGCTCGGACCGCCCGGCCCGGATGATCGTCGAGACCGCCGCGACGGAGTCGTTCCGCAATCCGCGCAGATGGCAGGGCCCTCTGCTGGGCGCGGACACCGACTTCACGGGTACCACGCGGCTGCACGGGCTGTCGGCGGACGAGCAGATCCACTACCGCGTGCTCCTGGCCGACCCGGACGACCCGCGGCGCACCGGCGAGCCGGTGACCGGCACCTTCCGCACCACGCCGCTCGGGCGGCGCCGCGGGGTCCGCTTCCTGTGGTCGGGCGACCTGGCGGGCCAGGGCTGGGGCATCAACCCGGACCTCGGCGGTTACCGGATCTACGAAGCGATGGCGAAGCTCGACCCGGACTTCTTCCTGTGCAGCGGTGACAACATCTACGCCGACGGGCCGATCTCGGCGACGCAGGCCCTGCCCGACGGCAGCACCTGGCGGAACATCACCACCGAGGAGAAGTCCAAGGTCGCCGAGACGCTGGCGGAGTACCGCGGCAACTTCCGCTACAACCTGCTCGACGAGAACCTCAAGCGGTTCAACGCCCAGGTGCCGTCGATCATCCAGTGGGACGACCACGAGGTCCGCAACAACTGGTACCCGGGCGAGGTGATCGCCTCCACCGACACCCGTTACACCGAGAAGAGCATCGACGTGCTCGCGGCCAGGGCCCGGCGTGCGTTCAGCGAGTACTTCCCGATCTCGACGCTGCAGCCGGGTGACCGGGACGGCCGCGTGTACCGGGTCATGCGGCACGGTCCGCTGCTGGACGTGTTCGTCCTCGACATGCGCACCTACCGCAACGCCAACTCGGCCGACAACCAGACCGTCGACCCGCAGGGCATCCTCGGCGCGGAGCAGCTGGAGTGGCTCAAGCGGGAGCTGGCGCGGTCGCGCGCGGTGTGGAAGGTGATCGCCGCGGACATGCCGCTCGGCCTGGTCGTGCCGGACCCCATGGAGAGCAAGCCCAACTTCGAGGCGGTGGCGCAGGGCGACCCGGGCGCACCGCTCGGGCGGGAGCTGCAGATCGCGGAGCTGCTGCGGTTCATCAAGCACCGGAAGATCACGGGCACGGTGTGGCTGACGGCCGACGTCCACCACACCTCGGCACAGCACTACCAGCCCTCGCGGGCCGCCTTCACCGACTTCGAGCCGTTCTGGGAGTTCGTCTCGGGCCCGCTCAACGCCGGCGCGTTCCCGGCGAACGCCCTCGACAACACGTTCGGTCCCGAGCGGGTGTTCGTGAAGGCGCCGACCGCCTCGAACGTCTCCCCCGCAGGCGGCTACCAGTTCTTCGGCGAGGTCGACATCGACGGGGACAGCGGGGAGCTGACGGTCCGGCTGCGTGAGCAGGACGGGACGGTGCTGTTCACGCAGGTGCTGCAGCCGGGGCGCGTGGGGCAGTAA